In Lycium ferocissimum isolate CSIRO_LF1 chromosome 11, AGI_CSIRO_Lferr_CH_V1, whole genome shotgun sequence, a single genomic region encodes these proteins:
- the LOC132035897 gene encoding probable inactive ATP-dependent zinc metalloprotease FTSHI 3, chloroplastic, translating to MASFPLVSNDRLLITHKKWKPHIGCNSESLSSFKHQSCSLTNSCFTSNFVPLLGLSNSRYKKWKPHNGNFESLRCFKNQSCSVRFCKYKKWMVHFGNCDPFRRLKNQSCSLSNSCFTSSSYVPLLGLKYRFVKSQIRSLVNEKGDIETHSNKTERNDIRRKFSLRLRPRLVLLSRRLKRVSVKSMLNDFGKFLRKNTRRVTLSTSISVVLGLCYLFLRLTATTSPKVVPYSDLITNLQGGTVTKVQFEEGTRRIYYNTNLWNLKNVQTGEDNESTAVIEENKDIDSNKGGRNVFSKISKAKGSSSAPLWEFSTRKIDHDEGYLLSLMREKGTAYGSAPQSALMSMRSLLITMLSLWIPLTPIMWLLYRQLSAANSPAKKRKPSNQVVGFNDVEGVDGAKVELMEIVLCLQGAINFSKLGAKLPRGVLLVGPPGTGKTLLARAVAGEAGVPFFSVSASEFVEMFVGRGAARIRDLFSVARKNAPSIIFIDELDAVGGRRGRSFNDERDQTLNQLLTEMDGFDSDLSIIVVAATNRPEALDPALCRPGRFSRKILVGEPDEDGRRKILAVHLRGVPLEEDLDLVCNLVASLTQGLVGADLANIVNEAALLAARRGADCVSREDIMEAIERAKFGINDKQYNQSTIGKELEKLFPWVPSFMRRNSTRSDSIQGPLGYQTLS from the exons ATGGCATCTTTCCCACTTGTTTCAAATGACAGATTATTAATTACTCACAAGAAATGGAAACCCCATATTGGATGTAATTCTGAATCTTTAAGTAGTTTCAAGCATCAATCTTGTTCATTAACCAATTCATGTTTTACCTCAAATTTTGTGCCTTTATTGGGGTTGAGTAATAGTAGGTACAAGAAATGGAAACCCCATAATGGAAATTTTGAATCTTTAAGGTGTTTCAAGAATCAATCTTGCTCAGTCAGATTTTGTAAATACAAGAAATGGATGGTCCATTTTGGAAATTGTGACCCTTTTAGGAGATTAAAGAACCAATCTTGTTCATTATCCAATTCTTGTTTTACCTCAAGTAGTTATGTTCCTTTATTGGGGTTGAAGTATAGGTTTGTTAAATCCCAAATTAGGTCACTGGTAAATGAGAAGGGAGATATAGAAACCCATTCGAACAAAACAGAAAGGAACGATATTCGTAGGAAGTTTTCGTTGAGATTGAGACCAAGGTTAGTATTGTTGTCAAGAAGGTTAAAAAGGGTATCTGTTAAATCTATGTTAAATGATTTTGGGAAGTTTTTGAGAAAGAATACAAGAAGAGTGACACTATCAACTTCGATTTCCGTTGTATTGGGATTGTGTTATTTGTTTCTAAGATTGACAGCAACTACTTCTCCAAAGGTTGTTCCATATTCAGACTTGATTACAAACCTTCAAGGTGGAACCGTTACAAAGGTTCAGTTTGAGGAAGGGACACGTCGTATTTACTACAATACAAACTTGTGGAATCTTAAAAATGTTCAGACAGGTGAAGATAATGAAAGCACGGCCGTCATTGAGGAAAACAAAGATATTGATAGCAACAAAGGTGGAAGGAATGTATTCAGTAAAATATCGAAAGCCAAAGGTTCTAGTTCGGCCCCTTTATGGGAGTTTAGTACAAGGAAGATTGATCATGATGAAGGATATCTTCTTAGTTTAATGAGGGAAAAGGGAACAGCATATGGTTCAGCGCCGCAATCAGCGCTTATGTCAATGAGGAGCTTATTAATTACTATGTTATCTTTATGGATTCCTTTGACTCCTATAATGTGGCTTTTATATCGTCAGCTTTCGGCTGCCAATAGCCctgcaaaaaaaagaaagccaAGTAACCAGGTGGTTGGCTTTAATGATGTGGAGGGTGTGGATGGTGCAAAAGTGGAACTTATGGAG ATAGTGTTGTGCCTGCAAGGAGCTATAAACTTCAGTAAACTAGGGGCGAAGTTACCAAGAGGTGTACTGCTTGTAGGTCCGCCAGGTACAGGAAAAACGCTACTAGCTCGTGCTGTCGCTGGAGAAGCAGGGGTACCCTTTTTCTCTGTTTCTGCTAGTGAATTTGTTGAAATGTTTGTTGGAAGAGGAGCAGCTCGCATTAGAGACCTTTTCAGCGTAGCAAGAAAGAATGCTCCTTCAATCATTTTCATTGATGAACTTGATGCTGTCGGAGGAAGGCGCGGCAGAAGTTTCAATGATGAAAGAGACCAAACTTTGAATCAG TTGCTTACGGAGATGGATGGCTTTGATTCGGACTTGAGTATCATTGTAGTAGCTGCAACAAATAGACCAGAAGCTCTAGATCCAGCACTATGTCGGCCTGGACGCTTCTCGAGGAAAATCTTAGTGGGGGAACCAGATGAAGATGGAAGGAGAAAGATCCTGGCTGTACACTTAAGAGGAGTTCCCCTTGAGGAGGACCTGGATCTTGTCTGTAACCTGGTTGCATCTCTTACCCAGGGCCTTGTAGGCGCTGACCTTGCTAACATTGTTAATGAAGCTGCTTTACTTGCTGCTCGAAGAG GGGCTGATTGTGTGTCAAGGGAAGATATAATGGAAGCCATAGAAAGAGCAAAATTTGGGATTAATGACAAGCAATACAACCAAAGTACAATAGGCAAGGAACTGGAAAAACTGTTCCCTTGGGTTCCTTCTTTTATGAGGAGGAACAGTACCAGAAGTGATTCAATACAAGGACCTTTGGGGTATCAAACACTTAGCTGA